CACCGAGCGTGACAGCTCATTGAATCCCTTGTCGCCGTGAAGCAGGGACCGAATGATGTGCATCACCCATTTTTCCTGCAGGATGCCAATTGCCCGATGCACCGGGCAAAAGCTTGCATGGCCATCGTTTGACATGACTTAGTATACGCCCACAAGCATGAAGCGGTAATGTGTTATTCATACCGCTTTACTTACCGAAGCACTTCGGGTAGTATATGGGCATGACGCAAGCCTCGACCAAAACGCTGTCCGTTCAAGAAGCCATCGAAACGCGCCGCTCAATTCGTCAGTTCGAGCAGGCCCCACTCGACCAGGGGGATCTGCGTGAGATTCTGCGCCTGGCTGGGCTCGCTCCCAGTGCCTGGAACGCCCAGACCTGGCGCTTTGCAGTCGTGCAGAGCCCCGAGCTGCGGGCGCAACTCCAGGAAGCCGCCTACGGTCAGCCTCAGGTCACCAGTGCACCGGCCGTGATCGTGCTGTACTCCGACATGGAAGAAGTCCTGGCGACTGCCCGGGAAACCGCGCATCCTGGTATGGGTGAAGAAGGCGCGGCGCAGCAGGAGCAGACCTTTCAGAATGCCTTCGGCGCCATGAGCGTCGAGCAGCGCGCCGCTTGGGCCAACGCCCAGGCCAACATTGCCCTGGGGTACCTGATGATTGCCGCACGTGGTCTGGGCTACGACACCGTGCCCATGCTGGGCTTCCAGCCTGACAAGGTGCGCGAGCTGCTTGGCCTGCCCGCCCATGCACAGATCGCCGCCCTGCTGCCCATCGGCCGCCGCGCCCATGAGGGTTTTCCGCACCACCGCCACAGCACGGACCGCATCACCAAGTTCTACTGACCGTACGGCCTGAGCAACAAAGGAGCGGGGTATAACCCCGCTCCTTTTTGCGTTATCGACAAGAACGGCGCTCAGGCCGCACATCGGGGACACAGGCCGTACAAGGTGACCTCGTGCGCCTCAACCACGAAGCCGCCCGGATAGACGGTGCCGCTGGGCAGGCTGACCGGGCACAGCGCCAGATCGAAGACGCCGCCACACTTGCGGCAGGCAAAGTGATGATGGTGACCCAGATCGGCCCGCTCAAAGCGTGATTCGCCGTCCAGTGACAGCGCCCGAACGCGGCCGTCTTCCTGCAGCAGTTTGAGGGTGCGGTACACCGTGGCGATGCCCAGCGCGGGCAGCTCTTCCTGGGCGCGCTCCAGCAGTTCGGGGACGCTGAGGGGCCCGGGCGCCCCTTCCAGTACCCGCAGAATGGCGTCGCGTTGTCGGGTCTGGCGCTGGGTCACGCGCTATTTTAACACTGATAACCGGAAATCAAAAGCGCCCGCGCACCGCGGGCGCTTTTGATTTCCGGTCTGGTGCGTTACATCGGGCGGCGAGGATCGGACTCGATCCGCACCGTGGTTGCCGACGGCTGCCGGGCCTGCTCGGCCTTCTGATTCAACTGATCGGCAAGGCGCTCGATCTGAGGAGCCAATACCCGCTCCTGAAGCACCTTCACGGCAATGGTCATCACTGCGGCCGTCAGGGCCCCGCCGATGCCGCCCTTGGAGGCTTTCTGCTGGGCCTTGTACAGGCGCATCTGCGCCTTGGTGTACGCTTTTTGTTCTCTGGGGCTCATGTCGGGCCGCAGGTACACCGTGCGGGTCCGGGGAAAGCGCCGACCCACCAGCAAGCCCAGCAGCAGGCCGAGGCCGCTGGCCCCGCCGATCAGTTTCATCGGGTCCTTTTGCATCTGGGCATACAGGTTGGTGCGGTAAGCCAGCGCGTCGACCGAACGACGCAGCTCCTCACGGGCATCACGCTTTTCGGTCACTTGCGGTCCTCCTCGGTGATTTCAGGTCGGGTACTCACTGGAATGCCGTCGGGTTGCAGCGTAGCCCCTGACGCGCTGCCGCTGCTGGGGGCGCTGTACACCGTGGTGGTCGCTTGCGCACCCGTGCCGGCAACAGAAGTTCCCTTGCCACTCTGGCCTGAGTTGCTCTGGCCCGACGTTTCGCGGCGCAGGTCGGCCTCGGCTCGAGCGAGCTTCTCCTCGGCTTTTTCGACCTTCTTGTGGTCCTTTTCAGTCTGTTTCTCGGCTTTTTCGAGCTGCTTTTCGGCGTGCTGCACTTCCTCACGCGCCAGTTCCTCTGAACTCTGGGCGTCGTCCTTGACCTCAGCCGACAGCCGCTTGATGCCGAGCATCACCAGCACGCCCGTGACCACCAGGGCCAGCAGTGCGATGATCAGCGCGCTCGCCCAGGCCGGCAGCACCAGCAGCAGGGCATAAAAGAGCGCCAGAATCAGAAAGATCAGCGCGAGGCTGAGCGGCGCGACCGCCGCGAGCAGCAGCACGACCCCGATGCCCTTGGCCTTGACGACGTTACCGACACGGCGCGAGAGCAAACGCAGCTCGGTTTTGACGAGCGAAAGTGCTGCGTCAAAGACGTCGACGAGTGCGCCTCCTATACTTTTTTGTGGATGTGGTTGCATAGTTACCGCCTCACAAGAGAACCAGATCGAACAGACCCCGGAATCGAGGATCAGCATAATGGTTCGGGTGAGAAGCAGTAATGTACCTAAAGAAGCCCTAAAATACCCGCTTCAGCGGACCCCGGCCCAGCGCAGCAACTTCGTGCCTGGCGTCGCATGGGGCTATCAGACCTGGCGTGAGGTGTCGCTGGGCCTGCTCTCAGGCAGCCGGCTGACCTTGCAGAACGAGGAACGTCTGTTTACAACGCTGGCACAGCCTCGACCCGGTGAAAGCTGGCTGGACGTCGGCACCAGCAGCGGTTTTTATGCCGGCGTCCTGGCGCGTGCGGGCGCGGACATCCTGGCCATCGACATCGCGCCCTCAATGTTGAAGGTCGCGCGAACCCGCCTTGATCGGCATCCGGACCAATCAGCACGCGTCGACTGGGCCCTGATCGACATCGAGGAGAGTGGACTGCCGGACGGCTGTTTCGATGGAATCGCCGTCGGGGCGACCCTCAACGAGACCGCGAGACCGTGGCGGGCGCTCGGTGAAATGCAGCGTCTGCTGGCTCCTGGCGGACGCTTGTGGCTGATGTACCTTTCGCGCGGCGGAGGAGCGGTGCAGAGCCTCCTGTCAAAGTACGCTGGCCTCACGTTCGCCGACCGTGCACAGGTCCGCCGGGCCCTCTTCGGGTGCGACCGGGTGGCGGCGGACGTGCGCCGCTCGGTGACCTTCGAGCTCTATGTCCGCCGGACCTGAACGAGTGGCCGGGACGGTACCGCTGTGCCGTACTGTCCTGGGGTGGCGACTATACTGCCAGTTCAAATTAGGCGTTTTGTAAGAAAACCGGAGGTTCGCTGCTTGCCGCTTGCTTACACTTCGAACAGGGGAGCGAGATGGCGCCGTCAGATCTTACAGCCAAACTGCCAGGCAGCGCGATCACGCATTGCCGCGACGTCACCCGGGACCACTCCAAGACCTTTTATTTCGGGTCACGCTTTTTTGGCCCGGCCGAACGTCAGGCGGTCTGGGCGGTCTACGCGGTCTGCCGCCACGGTGATGACATCGTCGACGAGGGCGATCCGCACAGCGCGCCGCGTCGTCTCGAAGCCTGGTGGCACGGTGTCCAGGGCGCCTTTGCCGGAACTCCCAGCGCCGACCCGGTGTTTCAGGCGCTCTGCTGGGCGGTGGCGCGCTTTCCAATTCCGCGGGGTGCCTTCGAGGAACTGCATCTGGGGCTGCGCATGGACCTGGACGGTCACCATTACCGTGACATGACCGAACTGGAACTGTACTGCCGGCGGGTGGCGGGGGTGGTGGGATTCATGATCGCTCCGATTGCCGGTTTCGACGGGGGAGAGGCAACCTTGCAACGTGCCCTCAAGCTGGGTCAGGCCATGCAGCTCACCAACATTCTGCGCGACGTGGGTGAAGACGCCGCGCGCGGTCGGCTGTACCTGCCCGAAGACCTGCTCAGCGCATACCGGCTGCGTGCGCGGGACATCCACGGCGCCACCGTGAGCAGCGAATATCAGGCACTGATGCGTCACCTCGTAGCCACCGCGCGCACCTGGTACGCCGAAGGGCGCTCGGGTATTCCCCGCCTGCGCGGACGTGCCCGGCTGGCCGTCGGCGCGGCCGCGTCCGCGTACGAGGGAATTCTCGATGCGCTGGAGCAGAACGACTTTGACAATTTCTCACGCCGGGCACAGGTGAGCGGTACGCGCAAACTGCTGATGTTGCCGGGCGTCCTGTGGCGCTCGCGCGGAGCGCCGGGATGAAGCGTGCATCGGCGCATCGGCTACAGACGCAGGCGGCGCCGGGCTTTCATGCTGGGGCATCGTGACGCCTCAACAGCAGACGCCTCAAGCGCAATCGCGGTCGGCTTCCCGATCGGGTCGATCCAAAACGGCCGTCATCATCGGTGCGGGTTTCGGTGGACTGGCTCTGGGCATCCGCCTGCAGAGCCTGGGCTTTGACACCACCATCATGGAACGGCGCGACGCTCCGGGTGGACGCGCCTACCAGTTTCAGGCCGACGGCTTCACCTTCGACATGGGGCCGACAGTCATCACCGTGCCTCACTTCATCGAAGAGCTGTTCTCCCTCGAACGGGGGAAGGCAGGCTTGCTCGCCCCTGACTTTCCGCCCGCAGTGGTCAGCGCGCCGCGGGTCATGAGCGGCCTGAGCGGAGGACCGGCGACAAGACGGTACGTGGACATCGTGCCGATCCTGCCGTTTTACCGGATCTACTTCGACGACGGCAGCTTTTTTGATTACGACGGCGACCCGGAGGGCACGCGCGCGCAGATTCGCGTGCTCGCCCCCGAAGATCTCCCTGGCTACGAACGCTTTCACGAGGACGCCCGCGCCATCTTCGAGCGCGGTTTTCTGGAACTGGGTTACACCCATTTCGGAGACCTGGGCAGCATGCTGCGCGTCGTGCCCGATCTCCTGAAACTCGACGCGGTGCGCACCCTGTTCTCTTTTGCCCGGAAGTACTTCAGAAATCCCAAGATGCAGCAGGTCTTCAGCTTCGAGACGTTGCTGGTGGGGGGCAATCCGCTCAAGGTGCCGGCCATCTACGCGATGATCCACTTTGTCGAGAAGACCTGGGGTGTGCACTATGTGATGGGCGGAACGGGCGCACTGGTGCGGGCTTTCGTGCGCAAGTTCGAGGAACTGGGCGGCACCATGCGCTACAACGCCCCTGTGGCGCGCATCGAGGTCACGGACGCGCGCGGCGGGATGGGCGGACTCTTCTCACGCCGCTTTGCCCGCGGCGTGACCCTGCAATGCGGCGAGCACCTCGCGGCCGACGTGGTGGTGTCCAATGGTGATTGGGCCAACACCTACCTCAAGTTGATCGAGCGCCGACACCGCCGCGTCAACAGCGATGCCCGCGTCAAGCTCGCCCGGCAAAGCATGTCGCTGCTGGTGGTCTACTTTGGGTTCCGTGCCGACAGCCTGCCGCTCGATCTGCGTCACCACAACATCATCCTGGGACCCCGCTATGAGGAACTGCTCACCGATATTTTCGACCGTAAGGTGCTCGCGGAGGACTTCTCGCAGTACCTGCACCTGCCGACCTTGACCGATCCTTCGCTGGCGCCGCCCGGATATCACGCGGCGTACACGCTCGTTCCGGTGCCTCACAACGGCAGCGGCCTTGACTGGACCGAGGTGGGCCCCAAACTCACCGAGCGGGTACTGCGTTTTCTGGAAGAGCGCGGCTTCATTCCCGGTCTGCGTGAGCGGCTGGTCTACCAGCACTTCGTCACGCCCGATTACTTCGAGCAGGAACTCGACAGCTACCAGGGCAATGCCTTCGGAGTCGAGCCGGTCTTGATGCAAAGCGCTTATTTCCGGCCCCACAACCGCAGCGAGGACATCGGTAACCTGTATCTGGTGGGGGCGAGTGCGCAGCCGGGGGCAGGCACGCCGTCGGTCATGATGTCGGCCAAAATGACGGCGCGTGAAATTGCACGTGACTTCGGCGTTCATTCCAGTATTCTGCAAAGCGCGTTCCCGCAGGAGGACCCGGAAGTTCCCGTTCGGGGCTGAGCACCCTTCAGCGATCATTGTGACTTCGGCCATGTTCGAAGGGCGCCATTCATGGAACAATACAAAGGTTGCGCGCATGATTGCGCGAAGCCCTTAACCGTTCTTTCCCCGGCGCTTGCCGGGGTTTTCATGCCGGAGGCGTCGCATGTTCAACCCACCTACCATTGACGATCTGCAACAGACCCGCCGTGCCAACGAGAAGCTCGTGCTCGCCGCCCTGGAATCCAAGCCCGAATGGGTCGAAACCGAACTGGCCCGTCATACCAGCCTCGCCTTGAGCCACCTGCGTGCCGCCCTGGCGTCGCTGCTCGATCAGGGCCGGGTGCGCCGTCTGCCGGGCACCGGCACCCGCGCGGTGTACGGCCTCGCCGATCCCGGCCTTGCCGACGTCGAAGCTACCCCGCTCACCAAGGAAGCCGAGAAGGTTCTCGAGTACCTGCGTGGCCGCGCTGACAGCGCCCTGCACATGGCCGAGCAACTGCGCATGACCCGCGAGGAAGTCATGGCTGCCCTCAGCCTTGGCAATGCGCACGGGCTGATCTCCTGTACCTTCGTGGGTTCGCTGGTGATCTTCCGCCTTAAGGAAGCCGTTGTCGACCGCCAGCAGCGCGTCGCGTAATTCCAACCCAAAAAGCAAGCACGGCGAGCCACTGCTCGCCGTGCTTGCTTTTTCCTCAGGACTTCGCTCCCGCTCCTCGCAGAATGCCGGGCAGCGCTTCGCGCAGTTCGAGCATGGGCAGATCAAAGGCAGTCCTCGCCGGTTCGGGATCGGCGGTGTTGCCTTCCAGCAGCATGCGGTACTGATCACGGGTGATGGGTGGCCGGGGCAAAATCTGCATCAGGGGCACGGCCAGGTTCATGACACCCAGGGGGACGTACAACAGCGGTTTACGCTGACCGAGCGCCTGCAGTTCGAGCTTTAGCAAGTCATCGAAACGGAATTCCTGAGGGCCGGTCAGCTGGTAGGTCTGTGAGACCGAGGTCGGCCGCTGCAGGGCGCGTGAGAAGGCCAGCGCCACGTCGTGCACACTTACCGGGCGGAACGGAAAAGCGCCGCTGCCGATCACCGGAACGATGGGCGCGCTGGAAACCAGATTTTTGAGTACCCGTGCGAAGAAGTCGTCACCCGGGCCGAAGATCAGGCTGGGCTGAAAGATCGTGAACGGTAAACCGCTCGCACGCACCAGCGACTCCGCCTCCGACTTGCTGCGCGAGTAGCCGCTGGCGCTGTCCGCCCGCGCGCCGAGGGCGCTCATGTGCAGAAATCGGGTTTGCGGCGCGCACGCCTCCAGCAGGTTGCGGGTTCCCTGCACGTGCACCTGCTCGAAGGTCTGCGTGCCTCGTTGCGCGATGATGCCCACGAGGTGCACCACCACTTCGGGGCGCGCGGTGCTCATGGCCTGCCGGACGCTCGTGCGGTCGGTGACATCGAGCGCGAGCGCGGAAACCTCGGGCAACGCCCCGCGGACCGAACCGCGCCGGGAACCCAAGAGGACGTCATGCCCGTCCCGAACGAACTGCCGGGCGACCGCCTGTCCGACAAAACCGTTGCCTCCGGTGATCAAGATGCGCACAGATGGGCCTCCTTTGGCATGCAACCGGTCGTGAGATCAGATGGTCGGGAGCGCTTCAACGGGGATGGGTCTCGCTGGAGCCGTGCGAGGCGAGTTTTTGCAAACCGCTCAGGTCCAGCAGGATGATGTGACGGTAACCGCTTTCGATCAGGCCGGCTTCGCGCAACTCGGTGACGATTTTGCTGACGCTCTCGCGGGTACTGGCGCTCCCTTCAGCCAGCAACTCGTGGGTAGCGCGAATGTACAGCCGGTCTTCGGCATCCTCGGCGCCGAGCGGAGTATCGGCCAGTTCCAGCATGTAGCGGACCACCCGTTGTTTGAGGTCACCGCTTTGCAGGTGAACGCTGAAGTTCATGGCTCGCCGCAGTTGCGCGCTGAGACTGCAAGAAACCGAGAGCAGCTCTGCTTCGCTCAGGTCGTTCAGATCGAACGACGCGACCAGGGCGCCCGTCAGCGCTTCGGCTGAATGTGAATACACGCCGGTGTCACCCGATGCGTCCACAAAGGTGCTCTCGCCGAAGTAGTCGCCTGGCAGCACGTGCCGGACCGTCAACGCCCGGCCGCGTGGCGTTGCTTGGTAGAGACGCACGAATCCGGTTTCGGCCAGAAAAATTCGTTTGGCAGGCTCGCCCTGCCGGTAAATGGCTTCGCTGCGCTGATAACGGCGCTTGTGACCGGGCCCTTCGTTCACCGTGACCTCCAGTAAGGCAGGGCACGAAACCCGACACCCGATGGGGATTCACAGCTCACGACCGGTCACGCTCCTCGAAAAATTCGTGCAGTCGCCGGGAAGCGCTCACGGCGTCCGGGCCGAGATAGTGTCCCCCCAGGGCGCCGGCCTGAGCGGGACAGGCGTTGAATGACGCTCCGCCGAAAAAGAGGGGAAGCCCGACCGAATCCAGGGCAGTTTGCTGGCTGGGCAGGCCATCGAGCGCTTCTTGCGAATTGGCCGACAGCAGCACTGCTTCGGCGCCGACTTGCCCGGCATACAGCGCGAGGTCAGCGAGTGGGGTATTGGGACCCAGGCAGTGCACCCGCAGACCGCCGCGCCGCAGAACCACCGACAGCATCAGCAGACCGATCTCATGCTGCTCGCCAGGAACACACGCGGCCACCACCACCGGACCCCAGCGTGGCGAGCCGGCCGCATCGAGAAGCTGGGCGATTTTGCCGCGCAGGAAGGTGCTCGCCTGATGCTCGTGCGCCACGGTGATTTCACCGCGCGCCCACAAGTCACCGATGTCGTACAGCACCGGCTGAATGACTTGAATCAGCACGTCCTCCACCGTCCAGCGGGAGTGGGCCCACGACAGCAGCTCGGCGGCGCGCGCGTGATCGGCTGCCAGCAGGGACGCGCGCAGCTCCGTGATCAGTTCGCGCAGCTCTGCGGGTGCTGGCGGATCACCCGACGGTGCCTGAAAGAAACCGCGCGACAGCTGCACCGCCCGGCTGATCGAGATGCCCTCTGCCAGCCGGGCACGCAGAAACTCGATGTGGGCCAGGTCAGTCGCGCTGTACAGACGGTAACCACTTTCGTTGCGCAGCGGGCGCGGGGTGCCGTAGCGCCGCTCCCATTGCCGCAGGGTGGTTGCAGGCACGCCCGTGCGCTGCTCG
The Deinococcus peraridilitoris DSM 19664 genome window above contains:
- a CDS encoding class I SAM-dependent methyltransferase codes for the protein MPGVAWGYQTWREVSLGLLSGSRLTLQNEERLFTTLAQPRPGESWLDVGTSSGFYAGVLARAGADILAIDIAPSMLKVARTRLDRHPDQSARVDWALIDIEESGLPDGCFDGIAVGATLNETARPWRALGEMQRLLAPGGRLWLMYLSRGGGAVQSLLSKYAGLTFADRAQVRRALFGCDRVAADVRRSVTFELYVRRT
- a CDS encoding Fur family transcriptional regulator, giving the protein MTQRQTRQRDAILRVLEGAPGPLSVPELLERAQEELPALGIATVYRTLKLLQEDGRVRALSLDGESRFERADLGHHHHFACRKCGGVFDLALCPVSLPSGTVYPGGFVVEAHEVTLYGLCPRCAA
- a CDS encoding Crp/Fnr family transcriptional regulator, translated to MNEGPGHKRRYQRSEAIYRQGEPAKRIFLAETGFVRLYQATPRGRALTVRHVLPGDYFGESTFVDASGDTGVYSHSAEALTGALVASFDLNDLSEAELLSVSCSLSAQLRRAMNFSVHLQSGDLKQRVVRYMLELADTPLGAEDAEDRLYIRATHELLAEGSASTRESVSKIVTELREAGLIESGYRHIILLDLSGLQKLASHGSSETHPR
- a CDS encoding nitroreductase family protein, with protein sequence MTQASTKTLSVQEAIETRRSIRQFEQAPLDQGDLREILRLAGLAPSAWNAQTWRFAVVQSPELRAQLQEAAYGQPQVTSAPAVIVLYSDMEEVLATARETAHPGMGEEGAAQQEQTFQNAFGAMSVEQRAAWANAQANIALGYLMIAARGLGYDTVPMLGFQPDKVRELLGLPAHAQIAALLPIGRRAHEGFPHHRHSTDRITKFY
- a CDS encoding phytoene/squalene synthase family protein, whose protein sequence is MAPSDLTAKLPGSAITHCRDVTRDHSKTFYFGSRFFGPAERQAVWAVYAVCRHGDDIVDEGDPHSAPRRLEAWWHGVQGAFAGTPSADPVFQALCWAVARFPIPRGAFEELHLGLRMDLDGHHYRDMTELELYCRRVAGVVGFMIAPIAGFDGGEATLQRALKLGQAMQLTNILRDVGEDAARGRLYLPEDLLSAYRLRARDIHGATVSSEYQALMRHLVATARTWYAEGRSGIPRLRGRARLAVGAAASAYEGILDALEQNDFDNFSRRAQVSGTRKLLMLPGVLWRSRGAPG
- a CDS encoding complex I NDUFA9 subunit family protein; the encoded protein is MRILITGGNGFVGQAVARQFVRDGHDVLLGSRRGSVRGALPEVSALALDVTDRTSVRQAMSTARPEVVVHLVGIIAQRGTQTFEQVHVQGTRNLLEACAPQTRFLHMSALGARADSASGYSRSKSEAESLVRASGLPFTIFQPSLIFGPGDDFFARVLKNLVSSAPIVPVIGSGAFPFRPVSVHDVALAFSRALQRPTSVSQTYQLTGPQEFRFDDLLKLELQALGQRKPLLYVPLGVMNLAVPLMQILPRPPITRDQYRMLLEGNTADPEPARTAFDLPMLELREALPGILRGAGAKS
- a CDS encoding MerR family transcriptional regulator is translated as MTQGMPDASISAATGLYTASEVEQRTGVPATTLRQWERRYGTPRPLRNESGYRLYSATDLAHIEFLRARLAEGISISRAVQLSRGFFQAPSGDPPAPAELRELITELRASLLAADHARAAELLSWAHSRWTVEDVLIQVIQPVLYDIGDLWARGEITVAHEHQASTFLRGKIAQLLDAAGSPRWGPVVVAACVPGEQHEIGLLMLSVVLRRGGLRVHCLGPNTPLADLALYAGQVGAEAVLLSANSQEALDGLPSQQTALDSVGLPLFFGGASFNACPAQAGALGGHYLGPDAVSASRRLHEFFEERDRS
- the crtI gene encoding phytoene desaturase family protein, yielding MTPQQQTPQAQSRSASRSGRSKTAVIIGAGFGGLALGIRLQSLGFDTTIMERRDAPGGRAYQFQADGFTFDMGPTVITVPHFIEELFSLERGKAGLLAPDFPPAVVSAPRVMSGLSGGPATRRYVDIVPILPFYRIYFDDGSFFDYDGDPEGTRAQIRVLAPEDLPGYERFHEDARAIFERGFLELGYTHFGDLGSMLRVVPDLLKLDAVRTLFSFARKYFRNPKMQQVFSFETLLVGGNPLKVPAIYAMIHFVEKTWGVHYVMGGTGALVRAFVRKFEELGGTMRYNAPVARIEVTDARGGMGGLFSRRFARGVTLQCGEHLAADVVVSNGDWANTYLKLIERRHRRVNSDARVKLARQSMSLLVVYFGFRADSLPLDLRHHNIILGPRYEELLTDIFDRKVLAEDFSQYLHLPTLTDPSLAPPGYHAAYTLVPVPHNGSGLDWTEVGPKLTERVLRFLEERGFIPGLRERLVYQHFVTPDYFEQELDSYQGNAFGVEPVLMQSAYFRPHNRSEDIGNLYLVGASAQPGAGTPSVMMSAKMTAREIARDFGVHSSILQSAFPQEDPEVPVRG
- a CDS encoding phage holin family protein; translation: MQPHPQKSIGGALVDVFDAALSLVKTELRLLSRRVGNVVKAKGIGVVLLLAAVAPLSLALIFLILALFYALLLVLPAWASALIIALLALVVTGVLVMLGIKRLSAEVKDDAQSSEELAREEVQHAEKQLEKAEKQTEKDHKKVEKAEEKLARAEADLRRETSGQSNSGQSGKGTSVAGTGAQATTTVYSAPSSGSASGATLQPDGIPVSTRPEITEEDRK